One genomic region from Melioribacteraceae bacterium encodes:
- a CDS encoding aminotransferase class IV, whose amino-acid sequence MSLLFETIKVKDGAVQNIRYHNDRFNLSRRNLFNIDQTVYLEEIIKVSADYSAGVCKCKVVYDSSIRSISFSRYIIKPVNRLITVECNDIDYGYKYSDRSRLEELITQADCSFDEEILIIKNGLITDTSYSNVALFDGKDWITPSTPLLSGTRRANLLERKIVREGEIRIIDLKYFEKIKLFNAMLDFDECPVLPTMNIERI is encoded by the coding sequence ATGTCCCTATTATTTGAGACAATTAAAGTTAAAGATGGTGCTGTACAGAACATCCGTTACCATAACGACCGGTTTAATTTATCGCGCAGGAACCTCTTCAATATTGATCAGACTGTATATCTTGAGGAAATCATCAAGGTCTCTGCAGATTATTCCGCGGGTGTATGCAAGTGTAAAGTTGTTTATGATTCTTCGATCAGAAGCATAAGTTTTTCTAGATACATTATTAAGCCGGTCAACCGATTAATCACGGTTGAGTGCAACGATATTGATTACGGATATAAATATTCCGACAGATCCCGGCTGGAAGAGCTTATTACGCAGGCCGACTGCTCGTTTGACGAAGAAATTCTGATAATTAAAAACGGACTGATTACCGACACGTCATATTCAAACGTTGCTCTGTTTGACGGTAAAGATTGGATCACCCCATCAACACCTCTTCTATCTGGAACCCGGCGCGCAAACCTCCTGGAGAGAAAAATTGTAAGAGAGGGTGAAATCAGGATTATTGACTTAAAGTATTTTGAGAAGATAAAGCTCTTTAACGCAATGCTGGATTTTGATGAATGCCCTGTTTTACCAACAATGAATATAGAAAGAATATGA
- a CDS encoding aminodeoxychorismate synthase component I, protein MENRTTAINLMNRLGTLKIPFLFIIDFEMKNPVIIELDKVNKNKIKYRLKNLSNYNDDSVLNSKLDFKIKPISYNDYVDSFNVVMKNILAGNTYLCNLTFPTQIESNYSLKELFFISRAKYKLFFEDRFIVFSPESFVKINDGRIYSFPMKGTIDASIPDAAEKILGDGKELAEHNTIVDLIRNDLSIIATDVRVESFRYIDKIITNKKNLLQVSSKISGRLPGDYNSRIGEIIFKLLPAGSISGAPKKKTVEIIKSAEIYNRDYYTGVFGIFDGLNLDSAVMIRFIEKTGDLFYFKSGGGITFASKPENEYQELIDKVYVPII, encoded by the coding sequence ATGGAAAATAGAACCACCGCCATAAATTTAATGAACCGTCTGGGGACTTTAAAAATCCCCTTCCTGTTTATTATCGATTTCGAGATGAAAAATCCGGTCATAATCGAACTCGACAAAGTGAATAAAAATAAGATTAAGTACCGGTTAAAAAATCTGTCGAATTATAACGATGATTCTGTTTTAAACTCAAAACTCGATTTTAAAATAAAGCCGATTTCATATAATGATTACGTTGATTCTTTCAATGTTGTAATGAAAAACATTCTTGCGGGCAACACATATCTCTGTAATCTTACTTTCCCGACTCAAATAGAATCAAATTATTCGCTTAAAGAACTTTTCTTTATCAGCAGGGCAAAATATAAACTGTTTTTTGAAGACCGGTTTATTGTTTTCTCGCCGGAGAGCTTTGTCAAAATAAATGACGGAAGAATTTATTCTTTTCCCATGAAGGGAACAATCGATGCATCAATTCCCGATGCTGCCGAAAAAATCCTCGGCGATGGGAAAGAACTGGCCGAACACAATACAATTGTTGATTTGATAAGAAACGATCTCAGTATAATAGCAACAGATGTGAGAGTTGAAAGTTTCCGGTACATTGACAAAATAATTACGAACAAGAAGAATCTGCTGCAGGTCAGCTCGAAAATCAGCGGCAGACTGCCGGGTGATTACAATTCGCGAATAGGGGAAATTATTTTTAAGTTACTGCCCGCGGGTTCTATCAGCGGTGCGCCAAAGAAAAAAACAGTCGAAATAATTAAATCGGCTGAGATTTATAACCGGGATTACTATACCGGTGTATTCGGAATCTTCGACGGCTTAAACCTCGATAGCGCTGTGATGATACGGTTCATAGAGAAAACCGGTGACCTTTTTTACTTTAAAAGCGGCGGCGGTATTACTTTCGCAAGCAAGCCGGAAAACGAATATCAGGAGTTAATTGATAAAGTATATGTCCCTATTATTTGA
- a CDS encoding gamma-glutamyl-gamma-aminobutyrate hydrolase family protein (Members of this family of hydrolases with an active site Cys residue belong to MEROPS family C26.), translated as MKLLVVDNYDSFTYNLVELVRKIGVCECAVEKSNELRIEKVAGFDKILFTPGPGLPEDFPAMFEILERYSGTKSILGVCLGHQAIGKFYGAKLINFNNVVHGISKPARVIDRNGRLFKGLPEVINVGLYHSWFVSKENFPQQLKITAVTDEGIIMAISHRTLDLNGVQFHPESIMTSHGEAIIRNWLGL; from the coding sequence ATGAAATTGCTGGTTGTGGATAATTATGACTCGTTCACTTACAATCTCGTAGAACTTGTAAGAAAAATCGGTGTATGTGAATGCGCGGTTGAAAAGAGCAATGAGCTCAGGATAGAAAAAGTTGCCGGATTCGACAAAATATTGTTTACTCCCGGACCGGGGCTTCCGGAAGATTTTCCCGCAATGTTCGAAATCCTGGAAAGATATTCCGGTACAAAAAGCATCCTTGGTGTTTGTCTTGGCCACCAGGCAATAGGGAAGTTTTACGGCGCCAAGCTTATAAATTTTAATAATGTTGTCCACGGAATTTCAAAGCCTGCCAGGGTGATCGACCGAAACGGGCGCCTCTTCAAAGGGCTTCCCGAAGTGATTAATGTCGGCTTGTATCATTCGTGGTTTGTTTCAAAGGAGAATTTTCCGCAACAGCTCAAAATAACAGCTGTAACAGACGAAGGTATTATAATGGCCATCTCGCACAGAACGCTTGATCTTAATGGTGTTCAGTTTCATCCCGAATCAATTATGACTTCTCATGGAGAAGCAATAATAAGAAACTGGCTTGGGCTATAA
- a CDS encoding acetate--CoA ligase family protein, with amino-acid sequence MKNISSFFYPETICVAGASTKEKSIGYELLRTIKNYGYKGKIFPVNPKAGEILGFKCYRSIDEITNPIDLGIVVVPKQFAEETIDALLMKTTGSIILITAGFKEIGKEGEEVENRLIAKIKSHGARMVGPNCMGVINTLDDVKLNATFVAEKPETGAIGFLSQSGALGAAVLNSLRETDIKFAHFISVGNKADINENDILEFWQNDKNIKTLTFYLESFVNGEEFILPFMLGKVTKPTIILKAGRTESGMKAASSHTGALSSNDKITEALLKQSGIIRAENLNELFNTAKGFENFPIPQGNSIAVVTNAGGPAILCVDKIEKEGLILATFSEETRKKLREVVHPEGSVSNPVDLLPGGTAEIYRKVNELVASDENVDAVISIFVEPVMVSPLEVIESVYSVKSEKPVLQVVMPLPEFWDKYRVESEKRLPLFRNPEDPAEIISNMFFYNKGKQKFHQFGKEYFDLINRRDREKNTSGQGYLSQKDIARLAEEYEIPLVNNLLVKPEDLKNAAINFYPVVIKGLGPGVIHKTELNAVRLNISNLRELINAAEEIGSGFSAKGFFVEEFLIQPFIETKHELLIGGFRDSSFGPVIMFGSGGKYVEAFDDTSIRSCYISEADIEEMILETRIGKILNGVRGEKPADLPALRKIIKSSAEMMIESGNITEFDFNPLILDGDGHYYAVDVRIKSS; translated from the coding sequence ATGAAAAACATTTCAAGTTTTTTTTATCCAGAAACTATTTGTGTGGCGGGCGCTTCGACAAAAGAAAAAAGCATTGGTTATGAATTGTTGAGAACGATTAAAAATTACGGTTATAAGGGAAAAATATTTCCGGTTAATCCGAAGGCCGGGGAGATTCTTGGATTTAAATGTTACCGTTCGATTGATGAAATTACAAATCCAATAGATCTTGGAATTGTAGTTGTGCCGAAACAATTTGCTGAGGAAACGATCGACGCCCTACTCATGAAAACCACCGGTTCAATAATTCTGATTACCGCCGGTTTTAAAGAGATCGGTAAAGAAGGAGAAGAGGTTGAAAATAGACTTATCGCTAAAATAAAATCTCACGGCGCCAGAATGGTTGGACCAAATTGCATGGGCGTAATAAATACGCTTGACGATGTAAAACTAAACGCAACGTTTGTAGCAGAAAAACCGGAGACCGGCGCAATCGGATTCCTTTCCCAAAGCGGAGCACTCGGCGCCGCGGTGCTTAACTCGTTGCGCGAAACTGATATTAAGTTTGCTCATTTTATAAGTGTCGGCAATAAAGCCGATATCAACGAGAATGATATTTTAGAGTTCTGGCAGAACGATAAAAACATTAAGACGCTTACATTTTATCTGGAAAGCTTTGTGAACGGCGAAGAATTTATTCTTCCGTTCATGCTTGGCAAGGTAACAAAGCCGACTATTATATTGAAAGCCGGTAGAACCGAGAGCGGAATGAAGGCCGCCTCTTCTCATACCGGCGCGCTTAGCAGCAACGATAAAATAACAGAAGCGCTTCTTAAACAGTCGGGCATCATCCGCGCAGAAAACCTGAACGAACTTTTTAATACGGCAAAAGGATTTGAGAACTTCCCGATTCCGCAAGGAAATTCAATTGCTGTTGTTACAAATGCCGGCGGACCGGCAATCCTCTGTGTTGATAAAATTGAAAAAGAGGGACTAATACTCGCCACTTTCTCAGAAGAAACGCGAAAAAAACTTAGAGAGGTAGTTCATCCCGAGGGGAGTGTATCCAATCCGGTTGACCTGTTGCCGGGAGGAACAGCGGAAATTTACAGAAAGGTAAATGAGCTAGTTGCGTCGGACGAAAACGTTGATGCGGTAATTTCGATCTTTGTAGAACCCGTTATGGTTTCACCTCTGGAAGTGATTGAAAGCGTCTATTCGGTTAAAAGCGAAAAACCGGTTCTTCAGGTTGTAATGCCCCTGCCGGAGTTCTGGGACAAGTATAGAGTTGAATCCGAAAAGAGACTACCGTTGTTCAGAAATCCGGAAGATCCCGCCGAGATAATATCGAACATGTTTTTTTACAATAAGGGTAAACAAAAATTTCATCAATTCGGAAAAGAATATTTTGATTTGATTAACAGGAGAGACAGAGAAAAGAATACATCGGGCCAAGGGTATTTGTCCCAGAAAGATATCGCCCGCCTTGCCGAAGAGTATGAAATTCCTCTTGTAAATAACCTTCTTGTTAAACCAGAAGATCTTAAAAATGCCGCCATAAATTTTTACCCGGTTGTTATTAAAGGTCTGGGCCCCGGTGTAATTCACAAAACGGAGCTGAATGCGGTAAGATTGAATATCAGCAACCTCCGCGAACTGATTAATGCAGCAGAAGAAATTGGATCCGGCTTTTCGGCAAAAGGATTTTTTGTTGAAGAGTTCCTGATTCAACCTTTTATAGAGACAAAGCATGAGCTGTTGATAGGAGGTTTTCGAGACTCTTCCTTCGGACCTGTTATTATGTTCGGTTCGGGAGGAAAATATGTTGAAGCCTTTGATGATACCTCTATCAGATCGTGTTATATTTCTGAAGCCGATATTGAAGAAATGATTCTCGAAACCAGAATCGGAAAAATTTTAAATGGCGTAAGGGGAGAAAAACCCGCCGACCTACCCGCGCTGAGGAAAATAATCAAATCGTCAGCCGAAATGATGATAGAGAGCGGGAATATAACCGAGTTCGATTTCAATCCTTTAATACTGGACGGAGACGGACATTACTATGCGGTGGATGTAAGAATTAAATCATCCTGA
- the glgA gene encoding glycogen synthase GlgA — MKIAFISSEVFPYAKTGGLADVAGSLPKEIALLGHEIKIFMPKYNTFGEAEHGLHYQWDIGEIPVRVDGRVHQTHVHKALLPGSKVEVYFIDCPHFFHRFRIYTNDFDEDERFILFQKGVIEVLQRIGWAPDIIHCNDWQTALIPLLLRDNYSWDRMFDTTAAVLTIHNIAYQGQFAKSSFAKAEMKEKYYLHGGIGEYEGGVNFLKTGIYSAHAINTVSETYARELLTPAYGYGMQVPLSFRIRDFSGILNGVDYNVWNPENDKFIPHKYSIDDLSGKIKNKKFLLEHLHLRFNENVPVIGIVSRLVAQKGLDIIAYALNHLMELEAQWIILGSGEYKYEEMFQHAKNHFPDKVSVYFGFNNELSHLIEAGADIFLMPSYYEPCGLNQIYSLKYGTVPVVRKTGGLADTVQDWNEFLAKGKEIGTGYSFQDYTANALIHSVQRAVNDFKLKDVWRKIQLNGMNKDYSWKRSAEKYVLLYQSALDNLKGS; from the coding sequence ATGAAAATTGCTTTTATATCGAGCGAAGTTTTCCCTTACGCAAAAACAGGCGGCCTTGCTGATGTGGCCGGATCACTTCCGAAAGAAATTGCGCTTCTTGGCCACGAGATCAAAATATTTATGCCTAAATACAATACTTTCGGCGAGGCGGAACACGGTCTTCACTATCAGTGGGATATCGGGGAAATACCTGTTCGTGTTGACGGACGAGTTCACCAGACCCACGTTCACAAAGCATTGTTGCCGGGCTCTAAGGTAGAAGTTTATTTTATAGACTGTCCGCATTTTTTTCACCGGTTCAGAATCTACACGAATGATTTTGATGAAGACGAAAGATTTATTCTCTTTCAAAAAGGAGTAATAGAAGTTTTACAACGCATCGGTTGGGCGCCGGATATTATTCACTGCAACGACTGGCAGACCGCATTAATTCCTTTGCTGTTGAGGGACAACTATTCGTGGGATCGAATGTTCGACACCACAGCCGCGGTTCTTACAATACATAACATTGCCTATCAGGGACAATTTGCAAAAAGTTCTTTTGCTAAAGCGGAGATGAAAGAAAAATATTATTTACACGGCGGGATAGGAGAATATGAGGGGGGTGTAAATTTTTTGAAAACCGGCATCTATTCTGCCCATGCAATTAATACTGTAAGCGAAACGTATGCCCGGGAACTTCTTACACCAGCATATGGATATGGCATGCAGGTTCCGTTATCATTCAGGATAAGAGACTTTTCCGGAATATTAAACGGTGTCGATTATAATGTGTGGAATCCGGAAAATGATAAATTTATCCCTCACAAGTATTCAATAGACGACCTTTCAGGAAAAATAAAAAACAAAAAATTTCTTTTAGAGCATCTTCATCTTCGCTTTAATGAGAATGTTCCGGTTATTGGTATTGTATCCCGACTCGTTGCACAGAAAGGATTGGATATCATTGCTTATGCTTTAAACCACCTTATGGAACTGGAGGCTCAATGGATCATACTCGGTAGCGGCGAATACAAATACGAGGAAATGTTTCAGCACGCGAAAAATCATTTTCCCGATAAAGTTTCGGTCTATTTCGGATTCAATAACGAGCTTTCCCATCTGATAGAAGCCGGTGCGGATATTTTTCTTATGCCTTCTTATTACGAACCATGCGGACTTAACCAGATCTATTCACTCAAATACGGAACGGTTCCTGTCGTCCGGAAAACAGGAGGTCTGGCAGATACCGTGCAGGATTGGAATGAATTCCTGGCCAAAGGCAAAGAGATAGGTACTGGATATTCTTTTCAGGATTATACAGCCAACGCCCTTATTCACTCTGTACAGAGAGCCGTTAATGATTTTAAACTCAAGGATGTCTGGCGGAAAATTCAACTTAACGGAATGAATAAAGATTATTCCTGGAAGAGATCGGCGGAGAAGTATGTTCTGCTTTATCAAAGCGCTCTCGACAATCTAAAGGGCTCCTGA
- a CDS encoding T9SS type A sorting domain-containing protein produces the protein MKKAYTLFCLFTLYLTTANSQISISASDVSLVLALGRSYTTYWDENTQTIDIGTTGASSWDFSNLVSTHTFVTTSKTVGSSAYVSDFSGAGFASNSENTYMGTTSNTWVYNSVTSSYLLNGTGTNVASAGTTTKIKYNPAQVLYNLPLTFNSTNSQQTQQEVISVVKTQFGEFTTTLTNTVNRSYIVDAYGQMKLPGGKLLSCLRLKETTSITTQQGSTTTTVNYQFLTRTGETVTVSVKENQSNTGVVQIEQVTWSSGDGTSENPTSIQSSGTIPSEFALLQNYPNPFNPTTKISFSIPSSQFISLKVYDVTGREILSLINQELNAGLYSLDFNGSGLSSGIYFYRLNAGPLSQSRKMILIK, from the coding sequence ATGAAAAAAGCCTATACATTATTCTGTTTATTTACACTTTACCTAACAACCGCGAATTCACAAATTTCAATCTCTGCTTCCGACGTTAGCTTGGTATTGGCTCTCGGCAGATCCTATACTACCTACTGGGATGAGAACACACAAACAATTGATATCGGAACAACCGGGGCCTCAAGCTGGGATTTCAGTAACCTTGTTTCTACACATACGTTTGTAACCACCAGTAAAACCGTCGGTTCGTCAGCGTATGTTTCAGATTTTAGCGGAGCCGGCTTTGCATCCAACTCCGAAAATACTTACATGGGGACTACTTCAAACACATGGGTTTATAATTCAGTAACCTCATCTTATCTATTGAATGGAACCGGAACCAATGTTGCTTCGGCCGGAACAACAACAAAAATAAAATACAATCCCGCTCAGGTATTATATAATTTACCTTTAACATTTAACTCAACGAATTCACAACAGACCCAGCAGGAAGTAATTTCGGTTGTTAAAACTCAATTCGGGGAGTTTACAACGACGCTTACTAACACGGTTAACCGAAGTTATATTGTGGATGCTTACGGTCAAATGAAATTACCGGGGGGAAAGCTGCTGAGCTGTCTTCGGTTGAAAGAAACAACATCAATCACAACCCAGCAGGGATCAACAACAACGACCGTTAACTATCAGTTCTTAACCAGGACTGGTGAAACCGTTACAGTTTCTGTTAAAGAAAATCAGTCGAATACCGGAGTCGTTCAAATTGAGCAGGTGACCTGGTCAAGTGGCGATGGGACAAGTGAAAATCCCACAAGCATTCAATCATCAGGAACAATACCTTCAGAATTTGCTTTATTGCAGAACTATCCAAATCCGTTTAATCCGACAACAAAGATCAGCTTTTCAATTCCTTCTAGTCAATTTATTTCGTTGAAGGTTTATGATGTAACCGGTAGAGAGATTTTATCTTTAATAAATCAGGAGTTAAACGCAGGTTTATACAGCCTTGACTTCAATGGATCCGGTTTGTCGAGCGGTATATATTTTTATCGTTTGAATGCGGGGCCTTTAAGTCAATCGCGAAAAATGATTTTAATTAAATAA
- a CDS encoding T9SS type A sorting domain-containing protein, producing MKKIYTRTLLTLLLISGLINAQWTQLNNSFGKEIRTMIKNGSALIVGTVDGGVYVSNNADQNWSQSNAGLTNLKVYSLAGNGSQILAGTYGNGVFISSDNGNNWSTAGSGINVPYIYALIFSGNNIVAGSGGGGVFTSLNGGSSWSNVLAISNIANALYRTDSSLLLGIGPYIYRSTNDGLNWTSVVTSNTTIKAFAETPNSSGGKNLYAGSLDGVFLSTDDGKNWKTVNTGLTYRNVNALAVSGEVLFAGTENGGVFKTSNAGSSWSEINTGLPSSTSIRSIIIDGGFLYAASSSGTVYKRNLSDVISSIEENSGELPTEFSLSQNYPNPFNPATRISFSIPTTQLVSLKIYDLTGREITYLVNRELSAGSYSFEFDGSNLSSGIYFYKLSTANFSDVKKMMLIK from the coding sequence ATGAAAAAAATTTATACAAGAACACTTTTAACCCTGTTGTTAATTTCCGGTCTGATAAATGCGCAATGGACACAGCTTAACAATTCTTTCGGTAAGGAAATAAGAACCATGATTAAAAACGGAAGCGCGTTAATTGTGGGAACCGTTGACGGCGGTGTTTATGTGTCTAATAATGCTGATCAGAACTGGAGTCAGAGTAATGCAGGCCTTACTAATTTAAAAGTATATTCTCTTGCTGGAAACGGAAGTCAAATATTAGCAGGTACATATGGTAACGGTGTCTTTATCTCAAGCGATAACGGAAACAATTGGAGTACAGCCGGAAGCGGAATAAACGTGCCCTATATATACGCTTTGATTTTTTCGGGCAATAACATTGTTGCCGGCTCTGGAGGCGGTGGCGTATTTACATCTTTAAATGGGGGCTCAAGCTGGAGTAATGTACTTGCTATTTCTAACATTGCAAACGCCCTGTATAGAACAGATTCATCGCTGCTTCTAGGGATCGGACCTTACATATACCGCTCAACCAATGACGGGTTAAATTGGACGAGTGTAGTTACTTCGAACACGACAATTAAAGCTTTTGCAGAAACCCCGAATTCTTCAGGCGGAAAAAATCTCTATGCAGGCTCTTTGGATGGAGTTTTTCTTTCAACGGATGATGGGAAAAACTGGAAAACCGTAAACACTGGTTTGACATACAGGAATGTAAACGCTCTTGCTGTTAGCGGTGAGGTTCTGTTTGCGGGTACCGAAAACGGAGGTGTCTTCAAAACAAGTAACGCAGGGTCTTCATGGAGCGAAATCAACACCGGCCTACCGTCAAGCACGAGTATCAGATCAATTATAATCGACGGAGGTTTCCTGTATGCCGCCTCGTCATCGGGAACAGTATATAAAAGAAACTTGTCGGATGTAATCTCGTCTATAGAAGAAAATTCCGGAGAGCTCCCGACAGAATTCTCTCTATCACAGAACTATCCTAATCCGTTTAATCCGGCGACAAGAATCAGCTTTTCAATTCCGACAACACAATTAGTTTCGCTGAAAATATATGATTTAACCGGAAGAGAAATAACCTACTTGGTAAACCGGGAATTAAGTGCGGGCAGCTACAGTTTTGAATTTGACGGATCGAATCTGTCGAGCGGAATTTATTTCTACAAACTGAGTACGGCAAATTTCAGTGATGTAAAAAAAATGATGCTGATAAAGTAA
- a CDS encoding T9SS type A sorting domain-containing protein, translating to MKNQVSILAVLFMLIISPVNAQWQKILERNLSNTGKLMMHGNYLFHYGTQTFRSSNNGDTWTEITSSFQATVKNMVSAGTSIVAMVYLQSSNRYAFYFSNDNGANWAQTSSQITPPANANIINLTFNSNELFAVTDRSSFFKSSDKGNSWTEVVVDNVKILGGTDIASSGSRWLYTCTIDGAFVSNEAKTSWTQLNPDLSVSGKLRGVYYFNGYFFGYSNVGLVRMPENLSGWVKIQTGLPLMSNQPPTIREIQSSGNSLFISIVLADGNQDVYQSDNNGDSWQKVGSGLPPGNQVETYNLAINSSYAFLYHFSAGIVPFGLYKIPVQIAASINKIDELPSEYFLNQNYPNPFNPVTKIEFSIPELQHVTLKIFDSLGREVKELINNEFTAGKYSYEFDGGELSSGVYFYRLTSGGFNSVKKMILIK from the coding sequence ATGAAAAACCAAGTAAGTATTCTCGCAGTCCTTTTTATGTTGATTATTTCGCCTGTAAATGCTCAGTGGCAGAAAATACTCGAAAGGAATCTTTCTAATACCGGAAAGCTCATGATGCACGGAAACTATTTATTTCATTATGGGACACAGACTTTCCGGTCCTCAAACAACGGTGACACCTGGACCGAGATAACATCCTCATTTCAAGCTACGGTAAAAAATATGGTTAGCGCGGGAACAAGCATTGTAGCTATGGTCTACCTGCAAAGCAGCAACCGCTATGCTTTCTACTTTTCAAACGATAATGGAGCGAATTGGGCGCAAACATCCTCTCAAATAACACCTCCGGCAAATGCAAATATTATTAACCTTACTTTTAACAGCAATGAGCTGTTTGCGGTAACGGACCGATCATCATTTTTTAAATCCTCCGATAAGGGCAATTCGTGGACAGAGGTTGTTGTAGATAATGTTAAAATACTGGGCGGGACTGACATAGCGTCGTCCGGAAGCAGGTGGCTTTATACATGTACGATCGACGGCGCTTTTGTATCGAACGAGGCCAAAACATCATGGACTCAATTAAATCCCGATCTTTCCGTATCGGGAAAACTGCGGGGTGTATATTATTTCAATGGGTATTTCTTCGGTTACTCAAATGTTGGGCTGGTTAGAATGCCCGAAAATTTAAGCGGCTGGGTAAAAATTCAGACAGGCCTTCCGTTAATGTCTAATCAGCCACCCACCATAAGGGAGATTCAAAGCAGTGGTAACAGTTTGTTTATTTCAATTGTTCTTGCTGACGGGAACCAGGATGTATATCAGTCCGATAATAATGGTGATTCATGGCAGAAAGTTGGATCTGGACTTCCCCCCGGTAATCAGGTTGAAACTTACAACCTGGCAATAAATTCTTCTTACGCGTTCCTTTATCATTTTTCGGCGGGCATAGTTCCATTCGGGCTATATAAAATACCTGTTCAAATTGCGGCATCAATTAACAAAATTGACGAACTGCCGTCGGAATATTTTCTTAATCAGAATTACCCCAATCCATTTAACCCGGTTACTAAGATCGAGTTTTCGATACCTGAATTGCAGCATGTAACATTAAAAATATTCGATTCGCTCGGAAGAGAAGTGAAAGAACTGATAAACAACGAATTCACTGCTGGAAAATATTCCTATGAATTTGACGGGGGAGAATTGTCAAGCGGCGTTTATTTCTACCGGTTGACTTCCGGCGGTTTTAACAGTGTGAAAAAAATGATTTTAATTAAGTAA
- a CDS encoding DUF2911 domain-containing protein, with the protein MKKYLTISLFFLFVLTVTAQFEPPRVSPQATVSQMFGYTTITINYSRPSVHSRKIWGALVPYDKVWRAGANEATTIQFTTDVTIAGNKVAAGIYSFFIIPTERDWILILNNDSKIWGLSYKPEHDYIRFSVKPAQSRFVEQLQFCFSEISDASCLVLMNWENIQISFNVTSDLASQAYLKMKEAINKSPQDPSVYNACVKFAAEKEVFLDEALGWADKAVLYGGGYVSYFFKAKILFAQKKYVDALRTIEKCREVGRTDKNWDSFFSQVDFLEKQIKSSM; encoded by the coding sequence ATGAAAAAGTATTTAACGATCTCGTTATTTTTTCTGTTCGTATTAACAGTGACTGCCCAGTTCGAACCACCCAGGGTAAGTCCCCAGGCAACCGTTTCGCAGATGTTCGGATATACAACAATCACAATAAATTACAGCCGTCCTTCGGTTCACAGCAGAAAAATTTGGGGCGCCCTGGTACCGTACGATAAAGTCTGGAGAGCTGGAGCAAACGAGGCAACCACAATACAGTTTACTACCGATGTAACAATTGCTGGAAATAAAGTTGCAGCTGGAATCTATTCCTTCTTTATAATTCCTACAGAAAGAGATTGGATACTGATTTTAAACAACGACTCTAAAATTTGGGGATTAAGTTATAAGCCCGAGCACGATTACATCAGGTTTTCCGTAAAACCGGCCCAATCCCGATTTGTTGAACAGCTTCAGTTCTGTTTTTCCGAAATCTCCGATGCTTCGTGCCTTGTATTAATGAACTGGGAAAATATTCAGATCTCTTTTAATGTTACATCCGATTTAGCAAGCCAGGCCTATCTGAAAATGAAAGAAGCGATTAATAAAAGTCCTCAGGATCCTTCTGTATATAATGCCTGCGTTAAATTTGCAGCCGAAAAGGAAGTATTTCTGGACGAAGCTCTTGGCTGGGCCGATAAAGCTGTATTGTACGGGGGCGGATATGTTTCTTATTTCTTTAAAGCAAAAATTCTTTTTGCACAGAAAAAGTATGTAGATGCTCTTAGAACAATTGAAAAGTGCCGCGAAGTAGGAAGAACCGATAAAAACTGGGATTCGTTTTTTTCTCAGGTCGATTTCCTTGAAAAACAGATAAAAAGCAGCATGTGA